A single region of the Bacteroides luhongzhouii genome encodes:
- the fabD gene encoding ACP S-malonyltransferase — MKAFVFPGQGAQFVGMGKDLYENSALAKELFEKANDILGYRITDIMFDGTDEDLRQTKVTQPAVFLHSVISALCMGDDFKPEMTAGHSLGEFSALVAAGALSFEDGLKLVYARAMAMQKACEATPSTMAAIIALPDEKVEEICAAVNAEGEVCVPANYNCPGQIVISGSVPGIEKACELMKAAGAKRALPLKVGGAFHSPLMDPAKVELEAAIKATEVHTPKCPVYQNVDALPHTDPAEIKKNLVAQLTASVRWTQSVKNMVADGATDFTECGPGAVLQGLIKKIDGTVNAHGIA, encoded by the coding sequence ATGAAAGCATTTGTATTTCCCGGTCAAGGCGCCCAATTTGTAGGAATGGGTAAAGACCTGTATGAAAACTCAGCTTTAGCAAAAGAATTGTTTGAAAAAGCAAATGATATCCTCGGATATCGCATTACAGATATCATGTTCGATGGCACAGACGAAGATCTTCGTCAGACAAAGGTTACTCAACCTGCCGTATTCCTTCACTCTGTTATTTCTGCTCTTTGCATGGGCGACGACTTCAAGCCGGAAATGACTGCCGGTCACTCACTTGGTGAATTCTCTGCATTGGTAGCTGCCGGCGCATTGAGTTTTGAAGATGGATTGAAACTCGTGTATGCACGTGCAATGGCTATGCAGAAAGCTTGTGAAGCTACTCCTTCCACCATGGCCGCCATTATCGCATTGCCGGATGAGAAAGTAGAAGAAATCTGTGCAGCAGTAAATGCAGAAGGCGAAGTTTGCGTACCGGCCAACTACAACTGTCCGGGACAAATCGTTATCTCTGGTTCTGTACCGGGTATCGAAAAGGCTTGCGAACTGATGAAAGCTGCCGGAGCAAAACGTGCTCTTCCGCTGAAAGTGGGTGGTGCTTTCCATTCTCCATTGATGGATCCTGCTAAAGTAGAATTGGAAGCTGCTATCAAAGCTACCGAAGTACATACTCCTAAATGTCCGGTATATCAGAATGTGGATGCACTTCCTCACACTGACCCTGCAGAAATCAAAAAGAACCTGGTTGCTCAATTGACTGCTTCCGTACGTTGGACACAATCAGTAAAGAATATGGTTGCTGACGGTGCTACTGATTTTACAGAATGTGGCCCGGGCGCTGTACTTCAAGGATTGATTAAAAAGATTGACGGTACTGTCAATGCTCACGGTATTGCATAA
- the sucC gene encoding ADP-forming succinate--CoA ligase subunit beta — protein MKIHEYQAKEIFSKYGIPVERHTLCRTAAGVLAAYRRMGTDRVVIKAQVLTGGRGKAGGVKLVNNTEDAYQEAKNILGMSIKGLPVNQVLVSEAVDIAAEYYVSYTIDRNTRSVILMMSASGGMDIEEVACQTPEKIIRYSINPFIGLPDYLARRFAFALFPQMEQAGKMAVILQELYKIFVENDASLVEVNPLALTKKGTLIAIDAKIAFDDNALYRHPEIHALFDPAEEEKVEADAKDKGFSYVHMDGNIGCMVNGAGLAMATMDMIKLYGGQPANFLDIGGSSNPVKVIEAMKLLLQDEKVKVVLINIFGGITRCDDVAMGLLQAFEQINSNVPVIVRLTGTNEHIGRELLRNYSRFQIATTMKEAALMALKA, from the coding sequence ATGAAAATACATGAATATCAAGCGAAAGAGATTTTCTCCAAGTACGGAATACCTGTCGAGAGGCACACTTTATGCCGTACTGCCGCAGGCGTTCTAGCTGCATACCGGAGGATGGGAACAGACAGAGTCGTTATAAAGGCACAAGTATTAACCGGAGGCCGAGGAAAAGCCGGAGGAGTGAAACTGGTAAACAATACGGAAGATGCGTACCAGGAAGCTAAGAATATTCTCGGAATGAGTATTAAAGGGCTTCCGGTCAATCAAGTCCTAGTCAGCGAGGCAGTCGATATTGCTGCAGAATATTACGTCAGCTATACCATCGACCGGAATACACGTTCTGTCATTCTGATGATGAGTGCATCCGGCGGTATGGATATTGAAGAGGTAGCCTGTCAGACACCGGAGAAAATCATCCGATATTCAATTAATCCATTCATTGGCCTTCCCGACTACCTGGCAAGGCGTTTCGCTTTCGCTCTCTTCCCCCAAATGGAACAGGCAGGTAAAATGGCCGTCATCCTTCAGGAACTTTATAAAATCTTTGTGGAGAATGACGCGTCGCTAGTGGAAGTAAATCCGCTGGCACTTACAAAGAAAGGTACGTTAATAGCTATTGACGCAAAGATTGCTTTTGATGACAATGCGCTCTATCGTCATCCGGAGATTCATGCTTTGTTTGATCCGGCGGAAGAAGAAAAAGTGGAAGCAGACGCCAAAGATAAAGGATTCAGTTATGTCCACATGGACGGCAATATCGGTTGTATGGTAAATGGCGCCGGACTTGCCATGGCTACTATGGACATGATTAAACTTTACGGCGGTCAGCCTGCTAATTTTCTCGACATCGGTGGCAGCTCCAATCCTGTCAAGGTCATTGAAGCAATGAAACTCTTATTGCAGGATGAGAAAGTAAAAGTGGTCCTGATTAATATTTTCGGAGGGATCACTCGTTGCGATGATGTGGCAATGGGACTTCTCCAGGCATTCGAACAAATAAACAGCAATGTCCCTGTCATCGTCCGGCTTACAGGCACCAATGAACATATCGGACGGGAACTGTTACGGAATTACAGCCGTTTCCAAATAGCCACAACGATGAAAGAGGCTGCTCTTATGGCTCTAAAAGCATAA
- the sucD gene encoding succinate--CoA ligase subunit alpha, giving the protein MSILIDKSTRLIVQGITGRDGLFHAKKMKEYGTNVVGGTSPGKGGTDVDGIPVFNTMYDAVEQTKANTSIIFVPARFAADAIMEAADAGIRIIVCIAEGIPTLDVIKAHRFAEQKGAMLIGPNCPGLISPGKSMVGILPGQVFLEGKVGVISRSGTLTYEIVYHLTANGMGQSTAIGIGGDPVVGLHFRQLLEMFQNDPETEAIVLIGEIGGNAEEQAAEYIRNNVTKPVVAFIAGQSAPPGKQMGHAGAIISGSSGSAKEKIESLEAAGIQVAQEPSDIPKLLKKQTPKEK; this is encoded by the coding sequence ATGAGCATACTAATAGATAAATCCACCCGTTTGATTGTACAGGGAATCACCGGCAGAGACGGGCTTTTCCATGCCAAGAAGATGAAAGAATACGGAACTAATGTGGTCGGGGGTACTTCTCCGGGCAAAGGAGGAACAGATGTGGACGGAATCCCCGTATTCAATACCATGTATGATGCTGTCGAACAGACAAAAGCTAATACCTCCATCATTTTCGTTCCGGCACGTTTTGCGGCAGATGCTATCATGGAGGCAGCAGACGCAGGCATCCGGATCATAGTCTGCATTGCAGAAGGAATCCCCACACTGGACGTGATTAAGGCGCATCGGTTTGCCGAACAAAAAGGTGCCATGTTGATCGGGCCTAACTGTCCGGGACTTATCTCTCCGGGAAAAAGCATGGTTGGCATCTTACCGGGACAAGTCTTTTTAGAAGGGAAAGTAGGTGTCATCAGCCGTAGCGGAACACTTACTTACGAGATTGTATATCACTTAACAGCTAATGGAATGGGGCAATCCACTGCTATCGGCATCGGAGGCGATCCTGTTGTAGGACTTCACTTCCGCCAACTGTTGGAAATGTTTCAGAATGATCCGGAAACAGAAGCAATCGTCCTGATTGGAGAGATTGGAGGAAATGCGGAAGAGCAAGCGGCCGAATATATCCGCAATAATGTAACCAAACCTGTGGTTGCATTTATTGCCGGACAATCAGCTCCTCCGGGAAAACAAATGGGGCATGCAGGTGCTATCATTTCGGGAAGCTCCGGTTCGGCAAAAGAGAAAATTGAATCTTTGGAAGCAGCTGGTATCCAGGTAGCACAAGAGCCTTCGGATATACCCAAACTATTGAAAAAACAAACTCCAAAAGAGAAATAA
- a CDS encoding RNA recognition motif domain-containing protein — protein sequence MNLYIGNLSYNVKESDLRHVMEEYGTVASVKLITDRETRRSKGFAFIEMPDDTEANNAIKQLNGAEYVGRSMVVKEALPKN from the coding sequence ATGAATTTGTACATTGGAAATCTTAGCTATAATGTTAAGGAATCGGATTTGAGACATGTAATGGAAGAGTATGGAACAGTTGCTTCAGTAAAGTTAATCACAGATCGTGAAACTAGAAGATCAAAAGGTTTTGCGTTTATCGAAATGCCGGATGATACAGAAGCTAACAACGCTATCAAACAATTGAACGGTGCAGAATATGTAGGTCGTTCAATGGTAGTGAAAGAAGCATTGCCAAAGAACTAA